The following are from one region of the Mycolicibacterium helvum genome:
- a CDS encoding SDR family NAD(P)-dependent oxidoreductase: MGNGPRSAVITGAASGIGLATAMRLASDGWALACVDMNEPALHRLTEQLAAGGHPAVAIPGDVSDRTIHQQACAAASELAPLGAWVGVAGVASDFELTTASEADIRTMIDINQLGMLWGAIEALRVWETTGKSGAIVVTSSVHARHAASGSGVYEMTKAAIEALIRNIAVTYGGRGIRAVAVAPGAISTPALQASFATAANPEAARIRLERQAPLNRLGETDEVAAAIAFLVSPDAAYISGTTLTVDGAMSSVLILPATDPDAVRAR; encoded by the coding sequence ATGGGTAACGGACCGCGCAGCGCGGTCATCACCGGCGCCGCCTCTGGTATCGGCCTGGCGACCGCCATGCGACTCGCCTCAGACGGTTGGGCGCTGGCGTGTGTCGACATGAACGAGCCTGCCCTGCATCGGCTGACTGAACAGTTGGCGGCCGGCGGTCACCCGGCGGTTGCCATACCGGGCGATGTCTCTGACAGAACAATCCACCAACAAGCATGCGCCGCGGCGAGTGAGCTCGCACCGCTCGGCGCCTGGGTAGGTGTCGCCGGGGTGGCCAGCGACTTCGAACTCACCACCGCGTCCGAAGCGGACATCCGAACGATGATCGACATCAATCAGCTGGGGATGCTCTGGGGTGCAATCGAAGCCCTCCGGGTATGGGAAACGACTGGCAAATCCGGCGCGATAGTCGTCACGTCTTCTGTGCACGCTCGGCATGCAGCGTCGGGCTCTGGTGTTTACGAGATGACCAAGGCGGCGATCGAGGCACTCATCCGCAACATCGCAGTCACGTACGGCGGCAGGGGAATTCGAGCTGTCGCGGTGGCGCCCGGAGCCATCTCTACGCCGGCGCTCCAGGCGTCTTTCGCGACTGCTGCAAATCCTGAGGCTGCGCGGATTCGCCTAGAACGACAGGCCCCGCTGAATCGGCTCGGTGAGACGGACGAAGTCGCAGCCGCGATAGCGTTTCTCGTCTCACCAGATGCCGCCTACATATCAGGCACGACGCTGACGGTGGACGGAGCAATGTCCTCAGTCCTCATACTGCCCGCGACAGACCCGGACGCAGTCCGTGCGCGTTGA
- a CDS encoding gamma-glutamyl-gamma-aminobutyrate hydrolase family protein — protein MKPLIGITGRRLAAGSVHSYHPRFQDLHLDVYWSDNGRRVHEAGGIPVLLPFESAESGVIDRLDGLLITGGQDVHPDLWGGDPSIVDAQADPRRDANVHDYERDVYEIALIRAAVRRHLPVLGICRGNQVLNIALGGTLVADVPIDTIVHAAEEPPPTPGHDNHIVSFVDSSLARSIYGPSARTNSLHHQAVKDCGTGLIASGRTADGSIEAIEMPGQPVLGVQWHPEWHMTLDPVFVWLIDAARTYRGSNPAGNTLEPATSETG, from the coding sequence GTGAAGCCCCTGATCGGCATCACCGGGCGCCGCCTGGCGGCCGGCAGTGTGCACAGCTATCACCCGCGGTTCCAGGATCTTCACCTGGATGTCTACTGGTCCGACAATGGGCGCCGGGTCCACGAGGCCGGCGGTATTCCGGTCCTGCTGCCGTTCGAATCGGCCGAGTCCGGCGTCATCGACCGACTCGACGGACTTCTCATCACCGGCGGCCAAGACGTTCACCCCGATCTATGGGGCGGCGATCCCAGCATTGTTGATGCGCAGGCGGATCCACGTCGCGATGCCAACGTCCACGACTATGAACGCGACGTCTACGAGATTGCGCTCATTCGTGCCGCCGTGCGGCGCCACCTCCCCGTGCTCGGAATATGTCGCGGAAACCAGGTGCTCAACATCGCGCTGGGCGGCACCCTCGTCGCGGATGTGCCGATCGACACCATCGTCCACGCCGCCGAGGAACCGCCGCCGACTCCCGGGCACGACAATCACATCGTGTCATTCGTCGATTCTTCCCTCGCGCGGTCCATCTACGGTCCGTCGGCGCGGACGAACTCACTGCATCATCAGGCCGTGAAAGACTGTGGGACTGGGCTTATCGCCTCCGGTCGCACCGCAGACGGAAGTATCGAAGCCATTGAAATGCCTGGGCAGCCGGTACTGGGCGTGCAATGGCACCCCGAGTGGCATATGACGCTGGACCCGGTGTTCGTGTGGCTGATCGACGCCGCACGCACGTATCGCGGATCCAACCCGGCCGGTAACACTCTGGAACCCGCCACATCGGAAACGGGATAA
- a CDS encoding SMP-30/gluconolactonase/LRE family protein, giving the protein MFEIIGDGFSFTEAPRWHEGALWFSDFYTHQVHRWDESGFQTVCVVPGQPSGLGFTPAGELLVVSMIERRLLRLREGSLEVVAELGEYCPGLANDMWVDAAGRAYIGNDGPLQPLQPTVLVRCDPDGTVTVAATDVVTPNGVVVSPDGRELLLAESFAGRISAWDVSADGSLRNRRLWANFGRPRIAATVSEARKHVLMITDGITLNAAGHLWVADAAGSGVWCLAEGGQIVDHIDTGPYTAYSAVLGGADGRSLFITAGPALDEIDPEGRGAAVLMVRVDVPGAEY; this is encoded by the coding sequence ATGTTCGAGATCATCGGTGATGGTTTCTCTTTCACAGAGGCACCGCGCTGGCATGAAGGCGCGCTGTGGTTTTCGGACTTCTACACGCATCAGGTACACCGCTGGGACGAATCTGGCTTCCAGACAGTGTGCGTGGTACCCGGCCAGCCTTCGGGTTTGGGCTTTACCCCGGCGGGCGAGCTCCTCGTCGTATCCATGATCGAGCGCCGGCTGCTACGGCTGCGCGAAGGCTCGCTGGAAGTGGTGGCCGAGCTGGGCGAGTACTGTCCGGGGCTGGCCAATGACATGTGGGTGGACGCCGCAGGGCGGGCGTACATCGGCAACGATGGCCCGCTGCAACCGCTGCAACCCACCGTGCTGGTGCGTTGTGACCCCGACGGCACAGTGACAGTCGCCGCCACCGATGTGGTGACCCCCAACGGTGTCGTCGTCTCCCCCGATGGCCGAGAGCTTTTACTCGCTGAATCGTTCGCCGGCCGAATCAGCGCATGGGACGTGAGCGCTGACGGCTCACTGCGAAATCGCCGGCTGTGGGCTAACTTCGGACGACCGAGAATCGCCGCGACAGTATCTGAGGCGCGGAAACATGTCCTGATGATTACCGATGGCATCACCCTGAATGCGGCCGGACACTTGTGGGTGGCCGATGCCGCCGGTTCTGGCGTGTGGTGTCTGGCCGAGGGCGGACAGATCGTCGATCACATCGACACGGGCCCTTACACCGCCTACTCGGCGGTTCTCGGCGGCGCCGACGGCAGGAGTCTGTTCATCACCGCCGGGCCGGCCCTGGACGAGATCGATCCCGAAGGACGGGGTGCGGCCGTTCTGATGGTCAGGGTCGATGTGCCCGGCGCCGAGTACTAA
- a CDS encoding SDR family NAD(P)-dependent oxidoreductase, with the protein MSIGAGHGTVLVTGGASGIGLATVRTLLDGGADSCAVLDLNPDPGVIEALTRQYGEQRLIILSCNVSDRDAVAAAVRTVTESGPIAGVVNCAGTLLAKPSLDLTLADLHRLFDVHVAGSLFTAQAAAQSWISAGTPGAIVNVSSVASTFGWPGRLPYPIAKASVEALTRTLAVEWARWDIRVNAVAPGSVDSPLMAEGRRPAGVKPLEEVADRHALGRVADAAEIAAVITFLLSDQSSFMTGTVVPVDGGFNITKDSAKELAQ; encoded by the coding sequence ATGTCAATTGGTGCAGGCCATGGGACAGTGCTCGTGACAGGCGGTGCCAGTGGCATCGGCCTTGCGACTGTCAGGACACTCCTCGACGGTGGTGCGGACAGCTGCGCTGTCCTGGACCTGAACCCGGACCCGGGTGTCATCGAGGCCCTTACTCGGCAGTACGGGGAACAGCGTCTTATTATCTTGTCGTGCAATGTATCTGACCGCGATGCAGTGGCAGCTGCGGTGCGCACGGTCACTGAATCTGGGCCGATCGCCGGGGTTGTCAACTGCGCCGGCACGCTCTTGGCCAAGCCGAGCCTTGATCTCACGTTGGCGGACCTGCATCGCTTGTTCGACGTCCACGTCGCTGGATCGCTCTTCACCGCGCAAGCTGCCGCCCAGTCGTGGATCTCGGCTGGAACCCCCGGCGCGATTGTCAACGTGAGTTCGGTGGCGTCCACTTTCGGTTGGCCCGGCCGGCTGCCCTATCCCATCGCCAAGGCCAGCGTGGAGGCGTTGACACGCACTCTGGCGGTGGAATGGGCGCGGTGGGATATCCGCGTCAACGCCGTCGCGCCGGGATCAGTCGACTCTCCTCTGATGGCAGAAGGTCGACGTCCCGCAGGAGTCAAACCACTCGAAGAGGTGGCCGACCGTCACGCTCTCGGTCGCGTCGCCGATGCCGCCGAGATCGCCGCGGTCATCACTTTCTTGTTGTCCGATCAATCTTCGTTCATGACAGGCACGGTCGTACCTGTCGATGGCGGATTCAACATCACCAAGGATTCAGCGAAGGAGCTTGCACAATGA
- a CDS encoding enolase C-terminal domain-like protein gives MIIDEALLDIRVASTRIDELRFEMDPPLALAGRKIATREYLVMQVTLENGIVGTGYVLTRGQPIGAAAESVTQYVLGRNLTSLFAREERARGTSAEQRAQAVLDNCAWDLAGQLRQVPTWELLGRTSSSQPALLVAGYRRDGESDQVMARRLVQWRDKGFRSIKIAASFHDDSTTRLLRAIRDLVPADELAVVLDLGFAGRDVSEIADAIGSWQPYGVTWVEDPLPSCAAADMAALRASAPLPIAAGDEASPGELHQLLNQSAVDVLRADSTTVGGLSGVSDLAARANVPVSLHVYPETHRHAAMVMQTESPVEMFPPNDDFDFVDRFLHYAEPAVVDGRFLAPTAPGLGVVYRPEAVTRNVVRSASFMAD, from the coding sequence GTGATCATCGACGAGGCACTCCTGGATATTCGGGTGGCGAGCACCCGGATCGATGAGCTTCGCTTTGAGATGGACCCCCCGTTGGCGCTGGCTGGCCGCAAAATCGCGACGAGGGAATATCTCGTCATGCAGGTCACGCTGGAGAACGGAATCGTCGGCACCGGCTATGTGCTCACCCGGGGTCAGCCCATTGGGGCAGCAGCAGAATCGGTTACGCAGTACGTCCTCGGCAGGAATCTGACGAGCCTGTTCGCCCGAGAGGAGCGCGCTCGGGGGACCTCTGCCGAGCAACGGGCGCAGGCCGTCCTGGACAACTGCGCCTGGGACCTCGCCGGGCAGCTTCGACAAGTACCCACTTGGGAACTACTGGGACGCACCAGTTCATCCCAGCCCGCGCTGCTGGTGGCCGGTTACCGCCGGGACGGCGAAAGTGATCAGGTGATGGCGCGCCGCCTCGTGCAGTGGCGGGACAAGGGCTTTCGATCAATCAAGATTGCCGCGAGTTTTCACGACGATTCAACAACGCGTTTGCTCCGCGCGATCCGAGACCTCGTACCCGCCGACGAACTCGCTGTCGTGCTCGATCTGGGATTCGCCGGGCGCGACGTTTCCGAGATCGCCGACGCCATCGGCAGCTGGCAGCCCTACGGTGTCACTTGGGTTGAAGATCCCCTACCCTCCTGCGCTGCAGCAGATATGGCAGCACTGCGCGCATCGGCTCCACTGCCGATCGCCGCGGGCGACGAGGCATCGCCGGGTGAGCTTCATCAATTGCTGAACCAATCGGCCGTCGACGTCCTGCGTGCAGACTCGACGACCGTGGGCGGCCTCAGCGGCGTCAGCGACCTCGCGGCACGCGCCAATGTACCTGTTTCTCTTCATGTTTACCCCGAGACTCATCGCCACGCCGCCATGGTGATGCAGACCGAGAGCCCGGTGGAGATGTTTCCGCCAAACGACGACTTCGATTTCGTCGATCGATTCCTTCACTACGCCGAGCCTGCGGTGGTTGATGGCCGGTTCCTGGCCCCTACCGCGCCGGGATTGGGCGTGGTGTACCGGCCTGAAGCGGTTACCCGCAACGTCGTCCGGTCAGCATCGTTCATGGCCGATTGA
- a CDS encoding IclR family transcriptional regulator, with translation MSEIAISDGELTAAELSRRIGVSTQTTYHLLHTLRQIGYVEQDSSQRYRLGRAIPALIDGYKRQFSPPEAVIRLLRKLKDATGETCSLSAWSGDDVELIAQEPGDHTIRVADIQVGQRGALHARAAGKILLARADPEKRQRALDNLTLKKFTEHTITRRAKLEQELARAADNGWAMDDEEFSVGLTCVAACLDHNGTDFALAILAPTDRLKENSDDYLAALLDVTSGQGSRRNG, from the coding sequence GTGTCCGAAATCGCGATCAGCGACGGCGAGCTGACAGCGGCCGAGCTGAGCCGCCGGATCGGCGTCTCGACGCAAACCACGTACCACCTCCTGCATACGCTCCGCCAAATCGGTTACGTGGAACAGGATTCGAGTCAACGCTATCGACTCGGCAGGGCGATCCCTGCGCTCATCGACGGATACAAGAGGCAGTTCTCGCCGCCCGAGGCGGTGATCAGGCTGCTGCGCAAGCTCAAAGACGCAACGGGTGAGACCTGTTCTCTGTCGGCGTGGTCAGGAGATGATGTCGAGCTCATCGCGCAGGAGCCAGGTGACCATACGATTCGCGTGGCTGACATCCAGGTCGGTCAGCGAGGTGCGCTGCATGCCCGCGCAGCGGGAAAGATTCTGCTGGCACGGGCGGACCCGGAGAAACGCCAACGGGCCCTGGACAACCTGACCCTGAAGAAGTTCACCGAACACACCATTACTCGGCGCGCCAAGCTGGAACAGGAACTGGCGCGCGCCGCTGACAACGGGTGGGCGATGGACGACGAGGAATTCAGTGTTGGACTCACCTGTGTGGCCGCCTGCCTCGATCACAACGGAACCGACTTCGCCCTGGCGATCCTTGCTCCGACAGATCGCTTGAAGGAAAACTCAGATGACTACCTGGCCGCACTTCTCGACGTGACGAGTGGTCAAGGATCCAGACGAAATGGGTAA
- a CDS encoding Rid family hydrolase produces MRRVVAKAPWVAQWAYSRATRIGPLIEVGGTTAGKPDGTIEGVGDLYAQTAYALSVVLAAVEELGGTKADIVRTRVFVRNIEDWREAGRAHAEVFGEHLPTSSCVGGLEFLHPDLLVEIEATAYVVDR; encoded by the coding sequence ATGAGACGAGTCGTCGCCAAGGCGCCGTGGGTGGCGCAGTGGGCGTATTCGCGAGCCACCCGTATCGGGCCGTTGATTGAGGTCGGTGGGACCACAGCGGGCAAGCCAGACGGCACCATCGAAGGCGTCGGCGACCTCTACGCTCAAACCGCGTACGCATTGTCGGTCGTACTCGCCGCAGTCGAGGAACTCGGTGGCACGAAGGCGGATATCGTGCGCACTCGGGTGTTCGTCCGCAATATCGAGGACTGGCGCGAGGCCGGCCGGGCGCATGCAGAGGTATTTGGTGAACATCTGCCCACCAGTTCCTGTGTCGGGGGTCTCGAGTTCCTGCACCCGGATCTGTTGGTCGAGATCGAAGCCACCGCCTACGTGGTGGATCGCTGA